The following are encoded in a window of Megalobrama amblycephala isolate DHTTF-2021 linkage group LG19, ASM1881202v1, whole genome shotgun sequence genomic DNA:
- the LOC125254751 gene encoding uncharacterized protein LOC125254751, which translates to MQCQKCMSFYNKYVNLDEDRLARLEDVTKTQSASHVWYDARKLRITASTAKKVPLRVSTKPDNFVREHLFPRFHGNSATQHGQENEEVALAWIESSGYVVERKGMVVSCKEPWLSASPDGILNSSELLEIKCPFLSKNCTHLAELFSGKLTDLKMVDGVPNLQPKGSRGYYLQVQLGMFCTGLENSKLLVWASTEQFLIDVPFDCQFCFDVISKLKSFYFTHMLPRIVDEFDCGRLVLCRKYTDMCRGEPCQDPAIIYNSLFFASE; encoded by the exons ATGCAATGCCAAAAATGCATGTCATTTTACAACAAATATGTCAACCTTGATGAGGATAGATTAGCCAGGTTGGAAGATGTCACTAAAACACAAAGCGCCTCTCATGTGTGGTATGATGCACGGAAATTGCGAATAACTGCAAGCACTGCCAAAAAGGTGCCTTTGCGTGTGTCTACCAAGCCAGACAATTTTGTTCGAGAGCATCTTTTCCCCAGGTTCCATGGAAATTCTGCTACTCAGCATGGTCAGGAAAATGAGGAAGTGGCCCTTGCATGGATTGAGAGCTCTGGGTATGTTGTGGAAAGAAAAGGAATGGTGGTTAGCTGTAAGGAGCCATGGCTTTCTGCAAGTCCAGATGGCATTTTGAACTCATCAGAGCTGCTAGAAATCAAGTGTCCTTTTCTGAGCAAAAACTGCACACATCTGGCAGAACTGTTCTCTGGCAAGCTCACTGATTTAAAGATGGTGGATGGCGTTCCTAATCTACAACCCAAAGGTTCCCGTGGGTACTACCTCCAAGTGCAACTAGGTATGTTTTGCACTGGCTTAGAGAATTCTAAGCTGCTTGTTTGGGCTTCAACTGAGCAATTTCTTATTGATGTTCCATTTGACTGCCAATTTTGCTTTGATGtaatatcaaaattgaaatccTTCTACTTTACCCATATGCTTCCAAGAATTGTAGATGAGTTTGACTGCGGAAGACTTGTGCTTTGTCGTAAATATACAGACATGTGCAG AGGAGAGCCATGTCAAGATCCTGCTATCATATACAACTCACTCTTTTTTGCATCGGAGTAG